The genome window CAGAGATGAAGATTAGAAGTTCaaactttagaaaagtttagtaTGAAATTTAGCCTTGACAAACCAAATATTTCACAGTTTGGCTTGGTAATGCCAAACTTCAAGCACATATGTAGGAAGTTTAGCCTTAGAAAGCCAAACTTCAGGTGCATATATCGAAACTTTAGCATTGACAAGCAAAGCTTTAGGCGTATATATCAGAAGTTTAGCCTTGGCAAGCCAAACTTCTGATACATGTATGAGGTAAAATTGATAAACGATAGGTGTATGCTCGATGAGTTGATACATAGAAGTAAAGACAAGTAAAGTATAAGTCAGCAAATAGTTGTCACCGTATATAAATATGTGACCGGTGCTGAATAAGTTCCGAAGGCATTGAAACCGAGAATGAAGATTTGAAAAGAAGACATCGATTGAAAAAGACAGAATTCAACTTCGATCATGTATATCAAAAATTATTTTCGAAATAGAAATAGTTGAGCTTATAAATTTCGGCTATGCCTTAAATGGGGGTCCATAAATTGGCTATTTGTGCACTTGCCCCAAACTGAAGTGAATTTGGACCATTAATATGAAAACCAAAATCGTTGCTACCTCCTCATCCTCCACGGCTCCGCCCTCCTCCTCCTTTCTCGtatttttatcttcttttttttggtCAGATCTTGACCATTTACTTTGGCTCTTCTTTATTTTGCTAACATATCGTTTTCTTGGTTTAGTTTGCCAAGACAAAAGAAAGTTACATTTACGTATAATTGGTTATTCAATAGGTCAGACTTAAAGTTGAACTGTCGAAATGCAAAATTTGTGCCATGTTCAAAAATTCATTGATGTATTCGGCCTATGTATTCAGCAACCaaaaaatttaaacaaaaaaagaagaaaagattttACACATTCGTTTCCTAGATGTATTGGCCATATATCTAGAACGTCGAACAAAGTTAAGCTTGAACACAAAAAAGATATTTTCCCCTTgtatataaatatttttgcatatatatCCAACATCAAAATCTCTTCTTTTTTTCAATCAACATCAAAATTCTCAACCCTTAAAATCTTATACCCAAAAGAAAGATTTTAGTTTCTTTGCCATCCCCTTTTAACCCACCATAATATAGACGaaggaaataaaacaaagaaaaaaagaggaagaaagaaagaacatGGTGTCCAACAACCAAGATGGTTGTTCACAAAGGTAACAAAACTTAGATTCTTCTCCGTATGTTGCCTCTCACATATATATAATGAATATACTTTGGGCGTTGCCAACGAAGTGCAACACCCAAGTAGGCAACATCTCCTTAAATTGGCAACCAAAAGGGAAATTTAGCAATATTTGCAAGCACTCCTATCCCAGGTATTGCTTGTGTATCCTCGCACGATTTTCTTCCCACCATAACCTGGCATGCACTTCTCCAAATTTTTCTCGGCTGCGTTGACGTGCATAAGCTTATATCAGCCTCAATCAGAAAAATCATACATAAAGAATAAATGAAGAGAGGAAAATATATCTGCAGTAGCTTTGGGACCATGTCCTTGAGAAAATATATACAGGAAAATATGTAGTGTGGTCACACATTCTCATTGCATATAAGTGCGTTCTCTCTTTATATTGTTTTTCTTCTTATTATAAGGAGagtcttggagcaacggtaaaattGTCCATGTGTGACCTAAAGGTCACGGGTCGAGCTGTGGAAGCCGCCACTAATGCTTACATTAGGATAGGTTGTGTACATCACACCTTGGGGATGCGGTTCTTCCCCGACCCTGTGTGAACGCGGGATACTTTGTACACTGGGATTGCCTCTCTTTTTTTTGCTTACTAACAAAAAATATAACAATGTGTAAGAAACTAAACATGTATGTGAAATACATATACACAAATTAACACTTCGTCAAGCATGCTATGATGACAACTTTAGTGAGAATGCTCTTCTAGTACTTATTATTAAAATGGACAGTAGTAGTGCAACTGCAATGAGAACATTTTGAGGCAATAATTTTGACAGTTTATGTAGAGGTCCACCTGCATAAGTAGGCCTGCCGAGTAGGCCCCGTCGCCTCTCACATCATACTTAGGTCATTTAAGAAGATGAAATATTTGTGCTATTGCAAGCAAATATGCCTGTTTTAGTTCACTAACCATCAGTATGAAGTGGTGAGATGAAGCTAACCTGAATCTGACTCGTTTGAGTTCTCTTCTGCCATTTGGTAGCGCTTGTATTGTGATGTAGACTCCAGGCTCATCTTGCTCAACCCATTCAGTTTCAAGATCACTGGCATTGCTGATAGATAGCTCTCCAGAGCGATCCACATCTCTTGATGTGCTAGTCCTAATAGAGGCATCCATAGATGATATCTCTGTCTTTGCTCCACTGATGCTTGAGAGTTTCGGAGTTGAGGCGACACCACAAGAGTCATAATTATAGCGAGAATGCGTCGAATGTTGTTCAAGAGAATCTGAAGATGAATACATTGGACGGTACAAAGTATGGGGCAGTCGTTCTTTAGTGAGCGGGGGTGTCACAGGACTGTCTTCGATGGATTCAATTTTTGAACTCTATGAAAGAATAGAAAATTGATATTCATGATAAACGGAAAAGAGTAATAAAAACGAAACAAATATTTAGCACATATAAACAACATAAAATAGGAATTATGTGTACCCCGTCTTCAGATCTTGGAGGTGTTGGCAGGGGGAAAGCTTGGCGATTCAACCTCTGGACATTATAAAGCTCCATTACCTTCTCACAATTCTCTGCCCACCACCTCTGAGCTTGGTATTTATTAAACATTTCTCGACTGTTGTAACAGAATAAACACGACTCAGAAATTTGGATGCATTTATCGAGAAAATAATTTGGAACGTGCAATTAATTTGTCTTAATAACCCATATATAACCTCTTTTCCTATTATTTTCATTGAACATTTGAACTACGTTATTAAGAAGTGAACATATATGAGGTAGTTCCTTGTTATTACATCATTCTTACCGATAGTATTGGCACTATTGTTGTATTTTCGTATTTCTATATCTTTGTAATTACATACTGTCTCATTTGCTTCCGGTGGCCTATTACCTTGTTGATGTTATTGTTTGTTTATTGCTTCCCTAACTGCTCCTGTACCGAGGGTCTACCAGAAACAAATTCTGTAtcttcataaggtaggggtaaggtttgcatacacactacccttcccagaccccacttggaTTTCAGTGGGTTTCTTATTGTCGTTGTTATATATGAGGTAGCTTGGCCTTTCATTTAACATGAAATTAGGTcattgattgctatttggtttatGCAATGCATCTCCAGAGCATCTGCTATGTTACCAGCTTAAGGTTTTAGGTATAATTTTTCTATTTTAGGTAAAAGTATGGTCATAGTAAGAAGGTAGAAATGGAGAAGTGGGAACAAAAGAAAGTAAACGAGATCAGCAATAGTTTTGGTGGTCAAAACCTAAACATATCATAGCAAGTAATTTAATTAGTAGATTATGTTATGGAGTAAGTGTCCTCTTTCATGGCCTACCACTCATACAAGCTTTTAGACAAAAAGGATTCCCTTGCATAATTTAAGGGGACCAATAACTCAAAAACTGGCTTTAATGCATGGATAAAATTAAATGCATTACCTTTGACTTTGCTTAGAGGACATCCTATCCTTCACCAACCTagaaaatgattaaatctatttCACGGGGATGGATAGTGACTCACAGGCCATTGAACAGATTATGAAGAAATACTGTTCAACAATGATTAATTGCAATCGTATTttacatatatattatttatgatAATTAGGAAGGTTGATGACTCTTGTCACAAATCTTGTGATCCGCGGATTGCACTAACGTACATAGGCGTATTTAGTATTTGAACTTGATCTAATCAGCCTTTGAAGTCTAACATTGAACTTAGGGAGTTTGATACGAAGGaacatatttttttgaaaaattaatggttttattacttattttctcACATTTGGTCGGTGAATAGAAAACTTTTTCTAGAGATTATTTTCTATTGTTTGATTAgtgagaaaaaaatatttttttgaaaattataTAATTTAGGCAAATACTATGGGTAGGGGTTGGGGGCGGGGTGTGTAATAAGATgggaaaagttaaaaaaaaaaattgaaaaatgttCTCCTTCTTattaatagaaaaaatattttattcataCCAGACACACTTATAGTATTTTTAGAATTGTGAATTCAGAATTTAATATTTGTAAAGATTTTAGTAACATGCATATTCATATCTCGTATAAAAAACTAATGGGTTTGGTCTAATACGAAGCTAATAAGCTACATTTGCCACTACAAAGGTGAGGCCTACATTATTCAATGCACCCCAAAAGTCTTGGCTCCCACTTTCGAGCATTACAACCTTAACATAGACTCagttgctagttattttccacgCCCAAAATGGCTGTCACTATTGACATTGTGATCTAGATCAGAACGAGAAAGTGATAGCTCAACAGTCTTGTTCCTCCATTAGAAGCCAAATTTCAGAATCACTCCAATTTTGGAGTGACAGAGTAAGTGTGAATGCTAATTGTTCTAGGCTATTGACAGACAAAACTTTGGCACTCAAATACTTACAAGAAGACAAAATCGAAGAACTTCGCATGATCAAGTTTGAAAATGAAAGGGAGTGGCAACTCCCGACAAAAGGACAACATTAGTAAAAGGTTTTTGCCAACATAATCAAAATAGGCCCACCAAAGGGCtgattgattttatttttttttcctttttagacTTTAAAAGGAATCTTATTTTCTTTTGTCCTGTTTTTTCATGATCATGGGCATAATTACCATTAGCACCTGCTAATTTCTCCGTATGAACAGAGGTTAAAAAAGGTGATATTTGGGTGGAGATTCAAAATTTACTTTTAGCACGCTTTCTTTTGGTAATAATCACACGTAAAACTTTTTGCATGGACTGTCTGAAACACAAATCAATTGCTTTTTGATGTCACCTTGACCATAAACTGTTGCCATTATTGACAATACTCGCATTCATTTATTAGCCACATACTGAAGTGGGAAAGAACCGTTAATTAGCGCCACTGTGACGACTCACTATTGGATGATATAATCATGGTGATTCTCAATTCGTTCTCCActtaattttagaattaaataTTATGATAAAGATAGTTAGGTGAAATAAATAATACTGTCATTAagtgggcatttggacataagaattgttaAATTTCTGAAACAAAGTGAAGGAAAAAAAAtgtgaaaatgatatttttgaaaattagaggtgtgtttggacatgaatacaattttgggttgtttttgaatttttgtgagtgatttgaagtgaaaaattttgaaaaatagtttttttgaagttttttaaattttcgaaaaattctgaaattcatcttcaagtaaaAATTGAGAGGGTAGTGTATAATTAGATCTCACGATTTGGGATATTACTGGATATGTTATTGTTGTCATCTAAGTAAAAATTGAAGATTTTATAGTCAAAcactaattttaaaaaaaaaagtgataAAAAAATTATGGCCAAACCGCCGCTAAGTATCCCAAACAACAACCGTCGAATCACACAAGTAAAGATATGAGATAGTAGTGTATACTTGGACACTATCATGAAAAGATAAAAAGATTGT of Nicotiana tomentosiformis chromosome 7, ASM39032v3, whole genome shotgun sequence contains these proteins:
- the LOC104101006 gene encoding protein Brevis radix-like 4, whose amino-acid sequence is MLTCIARSKQPSDDSRDHQPEKFNSNSASANKQAVKTLTSQIKDMALKASGAYKQCSPCTTQPTTLRKNGSQNESSDSASLDKFRWSYKRTGSSSSSSTAGRKELEARLKGISSGEVTPVSASASGRRVEPVVFVEESEPKEWVAQVEPGVLITFVSLPRGGNDLKRIRFSREMFNKYQAQRWWAENCEKVMELYNVQRLNRQAFPLPTPPRSEDGSSKIESIEDSPVTPPLTKERLPHTLYRPMYSSSDSLEQHSTHSRYNYDSCGVASTPKLSSISGAKTEISSMDASIRTSTSRDVDRSGELSISNASDLETEWVEQDEPGVYITIQALPNGRRELKRVRFSREKFGEVHARLWWEENRARIHKQYLG